A part of Gemmatimonas groenlandica genomic DNA contains:
- a CDS encoding alpha/beta hydrolase family protein, which produces MAIGSLGAQETRAVPTPCPDGIAAAVQCSLGKDSAGAFYWIAMPAPWNKRLVVHAHGGPDLGAPDAKGSADDLTRWNIWTRMGFAVVASTYHQGGVAVRSAAEDVERSRQLFVAQVGVPERTILHGQSWGAGVAARTAELFGARNAQGHVPYDAVLLTSGVLGGASLSYDFRMDLRVVYQAVCGDHPRADEPQYPLWQGLPVGAKLTRVQLADRVDACTGVRKPAAARSPEQAQHLATILAAVKVPERTLIAHLNWGTWHFQDIVTKRTHGANPFTTTGVTYAGGADLNGKVARYVADSVAFATLSADADPTGGIPVPVLTMHAIDDPTAFVELESTFRHTMERAGRAKTLVQLFTQDSEHSYLSDAQYVSAMRALLAWVEQGTAPTPRAVAASCARVESTYDPAKGCRFVPSYAPAPLSSRVPNRAKPGMPK; this is translated from the coding sequence TTGGCGATCGGATCCCTGGGTGCGCAGGAGACGCGCGCCGTCCCGACGCCGTGCCCGGACGGCATCGCCGCTGCCGTCCAGTGTTCGCTCGGTAAGGACAGCGCCGGTGCGTTCTACTGGATCGCAATGCCAGCGCCTTGGAATAAGCGACTGGTGGTGCACGCGCATGGCGGGCCGGACCTCGGTGCTCCTGATGCCAAGGGCAGTGCCGACGACCTGACGCGGTGGAACATCTGGACGCGCATGGGCTTCGCCGTGGTGGCCTCTACGTACCATCAAGGTGGTGTGGCGGTGCGGTCGGCGGCGGAAGATGTTGAGCGTTCGCGGCAGCTCTTTGTCGCGCAGGTCGGCGTGCCCGAGCGTACGATTCTGCACGGGCAGTCGTGGGGGGCCGGCGTGGCGGCGCGTACGGCGGAGCTGTTCGGTGCGCGTAATGCGCAGGGCCACGTGCCGTATGATGCGGTGCTGCTCACGAGCGGCGTGCTGGGGGGAGCCAGCCTGTCGTACGACTTCCGGATGGATCTGCGCGTCGTATATCAGGCGGTGTGTGGCGATCATCCGCGCGCCGATGAGCCGCAGTATCCGTTGTGGCAGGGATTGCCCGTGGGCGCGAAGCTCACGCGCGTGCAGTTGGCCGATCGGGTCGACGCGTGCACCGGCGTGCGGAAGCCGGCGGCGGCGCGCTCACCCGAGCAGGCGCAGCATTTGGCCACGATTCTCGCGGCGGTGAAGGTGCCCGAGCGCACGCTGATCGCACACCTGAATTGGGGTACCTGGCACTTTCAGGACATCGTGACCAAGCGGACGCACGGTGCCAATCCGTTCACCACCACGGGCGTCACCTACGCCGGCGGCGCGGACCTGAATGGCAAGGTCGCGCGCTACGTCGCCGATTCTGTAGCATTCGCTACACTATCGGCAGACGCCGATCCGACCGGTGGTATTCCCGTGCCCGTGCTCACGATGCATGCCATCGACGATCCCACCGCGTTCGTGGAACTCGAGAGCACATTCCGCCACACGATGGAGCGCGCGGGGCGAGCCAAGACGCTGGTGCAGCTGTTCACGCAGGATAGCGAGCACAGTTATTTGAGTGATGCCCAGTACGTGAGCGCCATGCGCGCGTTGCTGGCGTGGGTGGAGCAGGGCACCGCACCGACACCGAGGGCCGTCGCCGCGTCGTGTGCACGCGTTGAATCCACGTACGATCCGGCCAAGGGATGTCGTTTCGTGCCATCGTATGCACCGGCGCCGCTCTCGTCGCGGGTGCCGAACAGAGCCAAACCGGGAATGCCCAAGTGA
- a CDS encoding serine hydrolase has protein sequence MRRSPVRFLIAFLAVLTVVGSTGCRLLGPRQPLSVRQQIRARVAKVPGAQVSIAMRDFERGVAFDLYADTVYHAASMMKVPVLFALYDAFAKGRLRPGQTIRLTNQFRSIADSSTYVLDPADDSDSTVYARVGQDVSLRWLAERMITHSSNLATNTLITLLDPAKITALARELGARNTVVLRGVEDTPAFRKGMNNVTTASDLVMLFVALQSQRVGDSTATADMLRILEQQAFNTQIPAGLPPGTRVAHKTGSITATRHDAGLVYPPGRAPYAIAILTRNIADPAVADALTADCSRIIWEWLAK, from the coding sequence ATGCGACGTTCGCCTGTTCGATTTCTGATCGCGTTTTTGGCGGTGCTGACGGTCGTCGGCAGCACCGGCTGCCGCCTGCTCGGCCCTCGGCAGCCTTTGTCGGTGCGGCAGCAGATCCGGGCTCGTGTGGCGAAAGTGCCGGGGGCGCAGGTGTCCATTGCGATGCGCGACTTCGAGCGTGGTGTGGCCTTCGATCTCTACGCTGACACGGTGTATCACGCCGCCAGCATGATGAAGGTGCCGGTGCTCTTCGCGCTGTACGACGCCTTCGCCAAGGGGCGGCTGCGCCCCGGCCAGACGATCCGCCTCACCAATCAATTCCGATCGATCGCCGACTCGTCCACCTACGTGCTCGACCCGGCCGACGACAGCGACAGTACGGTGTACGCGCGGGTGGGGCAGGACGTGTCGCTACGGTGGCTGGCCGAACGCATGATCACGCACTCCAGCAACCTCGCGACGAATACGCTGATCACGCTGCTCGATCCCGCAAAGATCACGGCGCTCGCACGCGAGCTCGGCGCCCGAAACACCGTGGTGCTGCGCGGCGTAGAGGACACGCCGGCCTTCCGGAAGGGCATGAACAACGTGACGACCGCCAGCGATTTGGTGATGCTGTTTGTCGCGCTCCAGTCGCAGCGGGTTGGTGACAGCACCGCCACGGCCGACATGCTCCGCATTCTCGAACAGCAGGCCTTCAACACGCAGATCCCCGCCGGATTGCCGCCGGGCACGCGCGTGGCGCACAAGACCGGCAGCATCACCGCGACGCGCCATGACGCGGGGCTGGTGTATCCGCCGGGGAGGGCGCCGTACGCCATCGCCATTCTCACGCGCAACATCGCGGATCCTGCGGTCGCCGATGCCCTCACGGCGGATTGCTCACGTATCATCTGGGAGTGGCTCGCCAAGTGA
- a CDS encoding ABC transporter permease: MIARRLAFAGPLVALLIACTFFALQSPRFLTGANLSLVLSQVMVVGVLAIGQTLVILTGGIDLACGMIMALGSIVMSLLAVKHGWHPAMAIAGGMGVTTIAGMINGLLVTRIKLPPFIVTLGTMNIAFAITQLVSRAQTFTDLPPLLTWLGQSVWVGNTPIAYGAVAMLLLYALAFVVLRETAAGRHVYAVGSNLEAARLAGISTNRVLLSAYMLSGLCAGIAALLSIARTSVGDPQSGQTENLDTVTAVVLGGTSLFGGRGIVLGSLVGAMIVGVFRNGLTLMGVSSVYQILVTGVLVILAVATDQWSRKA; encoded by the coding sequence GTGATCGCACGACGGCTGGCTTTTGCCGGTCCGCTCGTTGCGTTGCTGATCGCCTGTACGTTCTTCGCGCTGCAGTCACCGCGCTTTCTCACGGGTGCCAATCTGTCGCTGGTGCTCAGTCAGGTCATGGTGGTCGGCGTGCTGGCCATCGGTCAGACGCTGGTCATTCTCACCGGTGGTATCGACCTCGCCTGCGGCATGATCATGGCGCTCGGCTCGATCGTCATGAGCCTCCTGGCGGTGAAGCACGGTTGGCATCCAGCCATGGCCATCGCTGGCGGCATGGGTGTCACCACCATCGCCGGCATGATCAACGGCCTGCTGGTCACGCGCATTAAGTTGCCGCCATTCATCGTCACGCTCGGCACAATGAATATTGCGTTTGCGATCACGCAACTGGTGTCGCGCGCGCAGACGTTTACGGACTTGCCCCCACTGCTCACCTGGCTTGGGCAGAGCGTGTGGGTTGGGAACACACCGATTGCCTACGGCGCCGTCGCCATGCTGCTGCTGTACGCGCTCGCGTTCGTCGTGCTGCGCGAAACGGCGGCAGGGCGCCATGTATACGCGGTGGGCAGCAACCTCGAGGCCGCACGATTGGCCGGCATCAGCACCAACCGCGTGCTGCTCAGTGCGTACATGCTCTCGGGCCTCTGCGCCGGCATTGCCGCGCTGCTGTCCATCGCACGCACCAGCGTCGGCGATCCGCAAAGCGGACAAACCGAGAACCTCGATACCGTGACGGCCGTGGTGCTCGGCGGCACGAGCCTCTTCGGCGGACGCGGCATCGTGCTGGGGTCACTCGTCGGCGCCATGATCGTGGGCGTGTTCCGCAACGGGCTCACGCTGATGGGCGTGTCGTCGGTGTATCAGATTCTGGTCACGGGTGTGCTGGTTATCCTGGCCGTCGCCACCGATCAGTGGTCGAGGAAAGCGTGA
- a CDS encoding DUF4097 family beta strand repeat-containing protein translates to MSPMLIASSSSARSTSRATGFGRRLSASITVWMLVPAALTAQTERRTLSGSQVALYNVAGEVRIVRGDRRDVQFEITMRGRDASRLRIEAGTVRGLPTLRVIYPDDDVVYRGGPERRWGGSTETRIRDDGTWGGDGWRDRDGQRVRVKTSGSGLEAWADIRVLVPDGTALDSYLLVGEMSATDVDADLRLDVASARVAATDTRGTLIIDAGSGGVSLRGTRGRRVSVDNGSGSVSLDRVSSDECTVDTGSGGVTATELSCKRLSVDVGSGSVRLGSVSANDVSVDAGSGGVSIDMVSSPSSVSVDAGSGGVTLALPENFGADVDIETGSGSITTDFAVRTRTLERRHLRGTIGNGAGRVVVETGSGSVRLRRSTM, encoded by the coding sequence ATGAGCCCCATGCTTATCGCCTCTTCAAGCTCCGCCCGGTCGACGTCGCGCGCAACCGGCTTCGGCCGGCGCCTCTCGGCCTCGATCACCGTGTGGATGCTCGTCCCCGCCGCGCTGACCGCACAGACCGAGCGCCGCACGCTCAGCGGGTCGCAGGTGGCGCTCTACAACGTGGCCGGCGAGGTCCGCATCGTACGCGGCGACCGACGTGACGTGCAATTCGAGATCACCATGCGGGGGCGAGATGCGAGCCGCCTGCGCATCGAGGCGGGTACCGTGCGCGGATTGCCGACGCTGCGCGTCATCTATCCCGATGATGACGTGGTGTATCGTGGCGGCCCCGAGCGCCGCTGGGGTGGCAGCACGGAAACGCGTATCCGCGACGATGGCACGTGGGGCGGCGACGGATGGCGCGATCGCGACGGCCAGCGCGTGCGCGTGAAAACCTCGGGCAGTGGCCTCGAGGCGTGGGCCGACATCCGCGTGCTGGTCCCCGACGGCACGGCGCTCGACAGCTATCTCCTGGTCGGCGAGATGAGCGCGACCGACGTGGACGCCGACTTGCGCCTCGACGTGGCCTCGGCGCGCGTTGCCGCCACCGATACCCGCGGCACGCTGATCATCGATGCCGGCTCCGGTGGCGTGTCGTTGCGCGGCACGCGCGGTCGTCGAGTGAGCGTCGACAACGGATCGGGCAGCGTATCGCTGGATCGTGTGTCGAGCGACGAGTGCACGGTAGACACCGGATCCGGCGGCGTCACGGCCACCGAGCTGTCATGCAAGCGGCTCTCGGTCGACGTCGGCTCGGGCAGTGTTCGTCTCGGGAGTGTGTCGGCGAACGATGTGTCGGTCGATGCCGGCAGCGGTGGCGTCTCGATCGACATGGTGTCGTCTCCGTCGTCGGTCAGTGTCGACGCCGGCTCCGGCGGCGTCACGCTGGCGCTACCCGAGAATTTCGGCGCTGACGTGGATATCGAAACAGGGAGCGGCAGCATCACCACCGACTTCGCGGTGCGCACGCGCACATTGGAGCGGCGCCACCTGCGCGGGACGATCGGCAATGGCGCGGGACGTGTCGTGGTGGAAACCGGATCCGGATCCGTCCGCTTGCGCCGATCGACGATGTAG
- a CDS encoding MATE family efflux transporter produces MHELAQDDDTRSWWDAARGALRGTKHDYTTGPIGRSIFLLAIPMVLEMIMESLFALSDVFFVARLGASAVATVGLTESMMIVVYTIAMGLAIAGTAVVARRVGERDADGAARAAVQMITLGVIASVLIGVVGALAAPALLRAMGATDDVLATGTMFTRVLLGGSGTAFLLFVINAAFRGAGDAAVSMRVLWLANAINIVLGPMLIFGVGPFPEWGVTGAAIATTIGRGTGVCYALWRLTRGSGHLRVSREHLVFEWDTMRAMLRLSVNATFQVLVGSLSWMVLIRLMASFGSAAMAGYTIAVRMIMFAMLPAWGLGNAAATMVGQALGAQNPDRANRAVWTAARYNVAFLGLMGAIFVIFARPIVAGFTSDPAVTDVAVYGLRMMAAGFPFFAFGMVLTQAFNGAGDTRTPTNINIAVFWAFELPLAWLLTTQTSIGSHAVFVSVLAAYTLLAVVSAVMFRRGAWRTQRV; encoded by the coding sequence ATGCACGAATTGGCGCAGGACGACGACACGCGGTCGTGGTGGGACGCCGCGCGGGGCGCGCTGCGCGGCACGAAGCACGATTACACCACGGGTCCGATCGGGCGCTCCATTTTCCTCCTCGCCATTCCGATGGTGCTGGAGATGATCATGGAGAGCCTGTTCGCGCTCTCCGATGTGTTCTTCGTGGCGCGCCTGGGCGCAAGCGCAGTGGCGACGGTAGGGCTCACCGAGTCGATGATGATCGTGGTGTACACGATCGCCATGGGGTTGGCCATCGCCGGCACGGCGGTGGTGGCGCGCCGAGTGGGAGAGCGTGATGCCGATGGTGCCGCGCGCGCGGCGGTGCAGATGATCACGCTCGGCGTGATCGCGTCGGTACTGATCGGCGTCGTGGGCGCATTGGCGGCCCCAGCGCTGCTGCGCGCCATGGGTGCGACCGATGACGTGCTCGCCACCGGCACGATGTTCACGCGCGTCTTGTTGGGCGGCAGCGGCACCGCATTCCTGCTGTTCGTGATCAACGCGGCATTTCGTGGGGCCGGCGACGCGGCGGTGTCCATGCGCGTGTTGTGGCTGGCCAACGCCATCAACATCGTGCTCGGTCCGATGCTGATTTTCGGCGTGGGACCGTTCCCCGAATGGGGCGTGACTGGCGCCGCCATCGCCACCACGATCGGCCGCGGCACCGGCGTGTGTTACGCCCTCTGGCGACTCACGCGCGGCTCCGGGCACCTGCGTGTCTCGCGCGAGCATCTGGTGTTCGAGTGGGACACCATGCGCGCGATGCTGCGCTTGTCGGTGAATGCCACCTTTCAGGTGCTGGTGGGCAGCCTGAGCTGGATGGTGCTCATCCGCCTCATGGCGTCGTTCGGCAGCGCGGCGATGGCCGGCTACACGATTGCGGTGCGCATGATCATGTTCGCCATGCTGCCCGCCTGGGGCTTAGGCAACGCCGCCGCCACGATGGTGGGTCAGGCGCTTGGCGCGCAAAATCCCGATCGCGCCAACCGCGCCGTCTGGACCGCAGCGCGCTACAACGTGGCATTTCTTGGGCTCATGGGCGCCATCTTCGTGATCTTCGCGCGGCCGATCGTGGCCGGCTTCACGAGCGATCCCGCCGTGACCGATGTGGCTGTGTACGGCCTGCGCATGATGGCGGCCGGCTTCCCATTCTTCGCCTTCGGCATGGTGCTCACGCAAGCGTTCAATGGCGCCGGCGATACGCGCACGCCGACCAACATCAACATCGCCGTCTTCTGGGCGTTCGAACTCCCGTTGGCGTGGCTGCTCACGACGCAGACCTCGATCGGCTCACACGCCGTGTTCGTGTCGGTATTGGCCGCCTATACGCTGCTGGCGGTCGTCAGCGCGGTGATGTTCCGCAGGGGGGCGTGGCGCACGCAGCGGGTGTAG
- a CDS encoding sugar ABC transporter substrate-binding protein yields the protein MRTLALPRLSPPRLVALALPLLLACSAKGDDKPVIGLITKTESNPFFVKMKEGAEQAAAAQGATLIAAAGRSDGDNAGQVTAIENLMAAGARAILISASDSKAIVPAIKKARDAGILVIALDSPTDPVDATDALFATDNYKAGQLIGQYAKARLGATPARIATLDLIPGHPTGAQRHNGFLSGFGLPSYEKTRNELAQPPEVVCMSDAMGDQAKGQTAMENCLQAHPDINVVYTVNEPSAAGAFTALKNAGKEKGVLIVSVDGSCRGVQNVVDGALTATAQQYPLRMAELGVEAAMAFIKTAKKASGYVDTGVQLIAKDSVAGVPSLSADKALGLCWGDK from the coding sequence ATGCGCACTCTCGCCCTGCCCCGCCTCTCCCCCCCGCGTCTCGTCGCCCTCGCTCTCCCTCTCCTGCTGGCGTGCTCCGCCAAGGGTGACGACAAGCCAGTCATCGGGCTGATCACCAAGACCGAGTCGAACCCGTTCTTCGTGAAGATGAAAGAGGGGGCCGAACAGGCCGCCGCCGCGCAGGGGGCGACGCTGATTGCTGCTGCCGGTCGCTCCGATGGCGACAACGCCGGTCAAGTGACGGCCATCGAGAATCTCATGGCTGCTGGCGCCAGGGCTATTCTCATTTCGGCCAGCGACTCCAAGGCGATCGTACCCGCCATCAAGAAGGCGCGCGATGCCGGCATCCTCGTGATCGCACTCGATAGCCCGACCGATCCGGTCGACGCGACCGATGCCCTTTTCGCCACCGACAACTACAAGGCCGGGCAGCTCATCGGCCAGTACGCCAAGGCGCGGCTTGGGGCGACCCCGGCCAGGATCGCCACACTCGACCTCATCCCCGGCCACCCCACCGGTGCGCAGCGCCACAATGGCTTCCTGAGCGGCTTCGGCCTTCCGTCGTACGAGAAGACGCGCAACGAACTCGCGCAGCCGCCGGAAGTGGTGTGCATGTCCGACGCCATGGGCGATCAGGCCAAGGGACAGACGGCCATGGAGAATTGCCTGCAAGCGCACCCCGACATCAACGTCGTATACACGGTGAACGAGCCGTCGGCCGCCGGCGCCTTCACCGCGCTCAAGAACGCCGGCAAGGAGAAGGGCGTGCTGATCGTCTCGGTCGACGGCAGCTGCCGCGGCGTGCAAAATGTCGTGGACGGCGCGCTGACCGCGACCGCGCAACAGTATCCATTGCGCATGGCCGAGTTAGGGGTGGAAGCAGCGATGGCGTTCATCAAGACCGCCAAGAAGGCGAGTGGATACGTCGATACCGGCGTGCAGCTCATCGCCAAGGACAGCGTAGCCGGCGTACCGAGTCTCAGTGCGGACAAAGCCCTCGGACTCTGCTGGGGCGATAAGTGA
- a CDS encoding MATE family efflux transporter, giving the protein MNDLTTGSIPRHIVRLAVPMALGMIFQTLYFLVDLFFVARLGDAAVAGVSAAGNVQFIIMSFTQILGVSTMALIAHAVGRKDQPDAELVFNQSVLWAFVCGIGTLIGGYALCGRYMSALGSNAETIAAGTSYLRWYIPGLALQFALVSMGSALRGTGIVKPGMLVQMLTVVLNIIFAPIFIAGWGTGRPLGVAGAGLASSLAIGIGVIATAVYFVRLEHYVTFKRELLSVRTDVLTRMLKIGVPPGAEFALMFVFTAVIYTAIKQFGAEAQAGYGIGSRLMQSMFLPAMAVAFSAAPMAGQNMGAGHLDRVRDTFKWAAIMGSIPMALLTLLCQWRPELLVQGFTQEAAVIAVASQFLSTISWNFVASGLGFTCGGMFQALGNTVPSLIASATRLITFAVPVWWLSHRPGFQIKQVWYLSVITMTLQAAFTLWLLRGELQRKELKMASARLAV; this is encoded by the coding sequence GTGAACGACCTCACCACCGGTTCCATCCCTCGCCACATCGTGCGCCTCGCCGTGCCGATGGCGCTCGGCATGATTTTCCAGACACTGTATTTCCTGGTCGACCTCTTCTTCGTGGCGCGGCTCGGCGATGCCGCCGTGGCCGGCGTGAGCGCGGCCGGCAATGTGCAGTTCATCATCATGTCGTTCACGCAGATTCTCGGCGTGAGTACCATGGCGCTCATTGCGCACGCGGTGGGGCGTAAGGACCAGCCGGACGCCGAGCTGGTGTTCAATCAAAGCGTCCTCTGGGCGTTCGTGTGCGGGATCGGGACACTGATTGGCGGCTATGCGCTGTGCGGCCGGTACATGAGTGCACTCGGTTCGAACGCCGAGACGATCGCGGCCGGTACGTCGTACTTGCGCTGGTACATCCCCGGGCTCGCACTACAGTTCGCGCTAGTGTCGATGGGAAGCGCCCTGCGCGGCACGGGCATCGTGAAGCCCGGTATGCTGGTGCAGATGCTCACCGTCGTGCTGAACATCATCTTCGCGCCGATCTTCATTGCGGGGTGGGGCACCGGCCGGCCGCTTGGTGTGGCGGGTGCGGGGCTGGCGAGTTCACTGGCCATCGGCATCGGCGTGATCGCGACGGCCGTGTATTTCGTGCGACTCGAACACTACGTGACGTTCAAGCGCGAGTTGCTGTCGGTGCGGACCGACGTGCTTACGCGCATGCTGAAGATCGGCGTGCCGCCGGGCGCCGAGTTCGCGCTGATGTTCGTGTTTACCGCCGTGATCTATACGGCCATCAAGCAATTCGGAGCGGAGGCGCAGGCTGGCTACGGCATCGGTTCGCGACTCATGCAGTCGATGTTCCTGCCGGCGATGGCCGTGGCGTTCTCGGCGGCTCCGATGGCGGGGCAGAACATGGGCGCTGGTCATCTCGACCGCGTGCGCGACACCTTTAAGTGGGCGGCGATCATGGGCAGCATCCCCATGGCGCTACTCACATTGCTCTGTCAGTGGCGCCCTGAATTACTCGTGCAGGGATTTACGCAGGAAGCAGCGGTGATTGCCGTAGCCTCGCAGTTCCTGAGTACGATCTCGTGGAATTTCGTGGCGTCCGGGTTGGGCTTCACCTGTGGTGGCATGTTCCAGGCGCTCGGCAATACGGTGCCGTCGCTGATCGCCAGCGCCACGCGCCTCATCACGTTCGCCGTGCCGGTGTGGTGGTTGTCGCATCGCCCGGGCTTTCAGATCAAGCAGGTGTGGTATCTCTCGGTGATCACGATGACGCTGCAGGCGGCGTTCACGCTGTGGCTGTTGCGCGGCGAGTTGCAGCGCAAGGAATTGAAGATGGCCTCAGCCCGGTTGGCGGTATGA